The following coding sequences lie in one Apium graveolens cultivar Ventura chromosome 3, ASM990537v1, whole genome shotgun sequence genomic window:
- the LOC141713982 gene encoding uncharacterized protein LOC141713982 yields MEKAFGLLGRNEEHKVTLVVYQLQGSAYDWWLMEKRKNETTANVEENPEPYAWAKFKKALEDKYFPRTVRLQKERDFIRLQQGDRTVIQYEAKFAKLAKYASTLVADESSRARRLEEGLRSDIRNSVASFELQTYEVVINKALVIERGLAESEKASGSWNKRRFTQTGGQSFQGGPLKKPHVYDNIGGQGDRETCTRCGKNHPDKVFHWNTGACFHCGEVGHKISNCPHNPPPPPRKEADNKKGVGHVFQLTGNDNYRN; encoded by the coding sequence atggaaaaagctttcGGACTTCTAGGGAGAAATGAGGAACATAAGGTGACCTTAGTTGTCTACCAATTGCAAGGAAGCGCTTACGACTGGTGGCTTATGGAAAAGAGGAAGAACGAGACAACAGCAAATGTTGAAGAAAATCCTGAACCGTATGCATGGGCAAAGTTCAAGAAGGCTTTGGAGGACAAGTACTTTCCTAGAACAGTTCGTCTGCAGAAAGAGAGGGACTTTATTCGGCTACAGCAAGGTGACAGAACCGTCATTCAATATGAAGCGAAATTTGCAAAGCTTGCGAAGTATGCGTCGACCTTAGTGGCAGATGAGAGTAGTCGAGCAAGAAGATTGGAAGAGGGACTTCGAAGTGATATCAGGAACTCGGTGGCATCTTTTGAACTTCAGACATACGAGGTTGTCATCAACAAAGCGTTAGTGATCGAGAGAGGCTTGGCAGAATCTGAAAAGGCGTCTGGCAGCTGGAATAAGAGGCGGTTCACTCAAACTGGTGGGCAATCTTTTCAAGGGGGACCACTCAAGAAGCCACACGTGTACGATAACATCGGAGGTCAAGGTGATCGAGAGACGTGTACCAGGTGCGGAAAGAATCATCCGGACAAAGTCTTCCATTGGAATACGGGTGCTTGTTTTCACTGCGGAGAAGTAGGACACAAAATTTCGAATTGTCCGCACAACCCGCCACCGCCACCAAGGAAGGAAGCAGACAATAAGAAAGGCGTTGGACATGTGTTTCAGCTCACAGGAAATGACAACTATCGCAATTAA